The following coding sequences are from one Salvia hispanica cultivar TCC Black 2014 chromosome 3, UniMelb_Shisp_WGS_1.0, whole genome shotgun sequence window:
- the LOC125212344 gene encoding lysophospholipid acyltransferase 1-like: MELDSMASSIGVSVPVLRFLLCFAATIPVSFFHRFVPGGPVPRHFYAAATGAFLSYLSFGFSSNLHFIVPMLLGYASMLLCRHYCGIITFFLAFGYLIGCHVYYMSGDAWKEGGIDATGSLMVITLKIISCVINYNDGVLKEEDLREAQKRNRLKKLPSLLEYFGYCLCCGSHFAGPVYEMKDYLDWTERKGIWQPTKQGSSPSPYLATCKAVLQAVVCMGLYLYLVAHFPLSRFTEPVYQDYGFWKRLSYQYMSGFTARWKYYFIWSISEASIIISGFGFSGWTDSNPSKPRWDRAKNVDILGVELAKSSVQLPLVWNIQVSTWLRHYVYERLIQNGRKPGFFQLLATQTVSAVWHGLYPGYIIFFIQSATMIAGSRVLYRWQQACQSSLVKNLLVFVNFAYTLLILNYSCIGFMVLSLHETVSAYGSVYYIGTIVPIVLILLGKFIKPARPARGKALKNQ; encoded by the exons ATGGAGTTGGATTCCATGGCTTCCTCCATAGGAGTATCGGTTCCGGTGCTCCGCTTTCTGCTCTGCTTCGCCGCCACCATCCCCGTCAGCTTCTTCCACCGCTTCGTTCCCGGTGGACCGGTGCCGCGCCACTTCTACGCCGCCGCCACGGGAGCCTTCCTTTCCTATCTCTCCTTTGGATTCTCCTCCAATTTGCATTTCATTGTGCCGATGCTCTTAGGATACGCCTCCATGCTGCTCTGCCGGCACTATTGTGGAATCATTACCTTCTTCCTCGCCTTCGGTTACCTCATTGGCTG CCATGTGTATTACATGAGTGGTGATGCATGGAAGGAAGGGGGCATTGATGCTACAG GTTCTCTGATGGTGATAACACTAAAAATCATATCATGTGTGATCAATTACAATGACGGAGTTCTAAAAGAGGAAGATTTGCGTGAGGCTCAAAAGCGGAACCGGTTGAAAAAGCTGCCATCTTTGCTTGAGTACTTTGGTTACTGTCTGTGTTGTGGAAGTCACTTTGCTGGTCCAGTGTATGAAATGAAGGATTATTTGGACTGGACTGAGAGGAAAGGG ATTTGGCAACCTACAAAGCAGGGGTCATCCCCCTCTCCTTATTTGGCAACTTGCAAAGCTGTTCTTCAAGCCGTTGTCTGTATGGGATTATATCTCTATCTTGTAGCACATTTCCCACTTTCTCGATTCACAGAACCAGTATACCAAGACTATGGCTTCTGGAAACGACTAAGCTACCAGTACATGTCAGGCTTCACTGCTCGTtggaaatattatttcatttggtCCATATCAGAAGCTTCTATTATTATATCTGGTTTTGGATTTTCTGGCTGGACTGATTCGAATCCATCCAAACCACGATGGGACCGTGCAAAGAACGTTGATATATTAGGTGTTGAGCTGGCAAAGAGTTCCGTGCAGTTACCCCTTGTATGGAATATTCAAGTTAGCACCTGGCTCAGGCACT ATGTCTATGAGAGGCTGATTCAGAATGGAAGGAAACCAGGCTTCTTCCAGTTGCTGGCCACCCAAACTGTCAGTGCAGTCTGGCAT GGATTATATCCGGGgtacatcatcttcttcattcaATCTGCTACTATGATTGCTGGTTCAAGAG TTCTTTACAGATGGCAGCAAGCTTGTCAATCATCTCTGGTTAAGAACCTCCTAGTGTTCGTAAACTTTGCTTACACACTTCTCATTCTGAACTACTCCTGCATTGGTTTCATG GTGCTCAGCCTTCACGAAACAGTCAGCGCCTACGGAAGTGTTTACTATATTGGAACGATTGTTCCAATAGTTCTAATCCTGCTTGGCAAATTCATCAAGCCGGCGAGGCCAGCAAGAGGCAAAGCTCTTAAAAACCAGTAA
- the LOC125214942 gene encoding F-box protein PP2-A12-like, with the protein MGLLFSLPAATAIAPSPEPGLGDLPESCVASVIGHLEPMQICQLAKLNRAFRGASSADFVWESKLPVNYEDLIGRVFENDASFCKGLCKRDIYARLCRANSFDGGSKKVWLDKRTANICMSVSSNGLAITGIDDRRYWSRIPTEESRFALVAYLQQIWWFEVDGEIEFPFPAGSYSIFFRLQLGRAHKRFGRRVCNSEHVHGWDKKPVRFQLSTSDGQQATKQCYLKEQGRWIHYHAGDFVVSSSCKSIKVKYSMTQIDCTHTKGGLCVDSVQILPAEFKGRLQHF; encoded by the exons ATGGGCTTATTGTTTTCGTTGCCGGCGGCGACCGCCATAGCCCCGTCGCCGGAGCCGGGGCTGGGCGACTTGCCGGAGAGCTGTGTGGCGTCGGTTATTGGCCACCTCGAGCCGATGCAGATCTGCCAGCTTGCAAAGCTGAACCGGGCTTTCCGGGGAGCCTCGTCGGCCGATTTCGTTTGGGAGTCGAAATTGCCGGTGAATTACGAAGATCTTATCGGTAGGGTATTCGAAAATGATGCCTCTTTCTGCAAGGGTCTCTGCAAGAGGGATATCTATGCGAGGCTTTGTAGGGCGAATTCGTTCGATGGTGGCTCTAAG AAAGTATGGTTGGATAAGAGGACAGCCAACATTTGCATGTCGGTGTCTTCAAATGGACTGGCGATAACGGGGATTGATGATAGGAGATATTGGAGCCGTATTCCAACTGAGGAATCAAG GTTTGCATTAGTTGCATATCTCCAGCAAATATGGTGGTTTGAGGTCGATGGGGAGATTGAGTTCCCCTTTCCGGCAGGGTCGTACAGTATATTCTTCAGATTACAACTAGGACGTGCCCATAAGAGGTTTGGGCGTAGGGTTTGCAACTCGGAGCACGTTCATGGCTGGGATAAAAAGCCTGTGCGGTTCCAGCTTTCGACCTCAGATGGTCAGCAAGCAACAAAACAGTGCTACTTGAAGGAGCAAGGGAGGTGGATCCATTATCATGCCGGAGATTTTGTTGTCTCCAGCTCGTGCAAGTCGATCAAAGTCAAATATTCAATGACACAGATTGATTGCACTCACACCAAAGGTGGGCTGTGTGTGGATTCTGTACAAATACTCCCTGCGGAGTTCAAAGGGAGGTTGCAGCATTTTTAA
- the LOC125213404 gene encoding scarecrow-like protein 28, protein MLAGCSSTLLSPRHRLRSEASAQFQACHIPAMSTQRLDLPCSFGRKEASRRQPVRQVGISVDKGNESKSSLRQNIKLPPVAAERGGEFWGRSKKRYAATDEGSTYMGRVKKRKNGNGKCAEETGQFMSSEDFWYHANAPQVPFSVSCSGEEEGERGCFDPPPLPPLSSIPWFDSVVTEVTDTGKSKDVHPQKEVSASGSSSTSSGSHGLALGLGSSNPTVEREAAGNGSSSRNPSEVVAGHNGSSQREHECVELINLVVACVEQIGSKNIAAVSHCLARLGELASPQGSPLHRLIAYFTEALALRVARLWPQVFHITPPRELEHVDDDALRVLNQVSPITKFVHFTCNEILLRALEGKDRVHIIDFDIKQGLQWPSLFQSLASRASPPSHVRITGIGESKQELMETGDRLAGFAEAFNLPFQFHPVVDRLEDVRLWMLHVKEKETVVANCVFQLHKMLYEGSALREFLGLIRSSNAQVVVMAEQEAAHNEATLDARLFNSLKYYSAVFDSIDSSLPLESPARMKMEEMFGREIRNIIGCEGRQRFERHEKFDKWQQLMEQGGFRCVGVSERELLQGQMMLKMYSSNHNYRVEVQQGSSSSSSASLTLSWSDQPLYAVSAWAPVNGGGGSSSSLPR, encoded by the coding sequence GTTGTTCTTCTACATTGTTGTCACCAAGGCATAGATTGAGGAGTGAAGCATCTGCACAGTTTCAAGCTTGCCATATCCCTGCCATGAGCACACAGAGGTTGGATTTGCCATGTAGCTTCGGTCGGAAAGAGGCGTCGCGGCGGCAGCCAGTTAGGCAGGTTGGGATTTCAGTTGATAAGGGTAATGAGTCCAAGAGTTCTCTGAGGCAGAACATCAAGCTCCCTCCTGTTGCAGCAGAGAGAGGGGGTGAGTTTTGGGGGAGGAGTAAGAAGAGATATGCAGCTACagatgaagggagtacttACATGGGCAGAgtgaagaagaggaaaaatggCAATGGGAAATGTGCAGAGGAAACGGGTCAGTTTATGAGCAGTGAAGATTTCTGGTACCATGCTAATGCACCTCAGGTGCCTTTCTCTGTCTCATGCTCAGGTGAGGAGGAAGGGGAAAGAGGGTGCTTTGACCCACCTCCTCTCCCGCCGTTGTCTAGCATCCCTTGGTTTGATTCTGTTGTTACTGAGGTTACTGATACAGGGAAGTCTAAGGATGTGCATCCTCAAAAGGAGGTCTCAGCCTCGGGTTCTTCGAGCACTTCCTCGGGTAGTCATGGCCTAGCTCTTGGGTTGGGCAGTAGTAACCCCACGGTCGAGCGTGAGGCTGCTGGCAATGGCTCGTCTTCTCGCAATCCGAGCGAGGTTGTGGCGGGGCACAATGGGAGTAGCCAAAGGGAGCATGAGTGTGTCGAGTTGATCAACTTAGTTGTGGCTTGTGTTGAGCAAATAGGATCCAAGAACATTGCTGCAGTCAGCCATTGCCTCGCTAGGCTAGGCGAGCTTGCCTCGCCACAAGGCTCCCCTCTACACCGCCTCATCGCCTACTTCACCGAGGCCTTGGCCCTGCGCGTTGCAAGGCTATGGCCTCAAGTGTTCCACATCACGCCTCCTCGTGAGCTTGAGCACGTAGATGATGATGCATTGAGGGTCTTAAATCAAGTGAGCCCGATCACCAAGTTCGTGCATTTTACCTGCAACGAGATCCTGCTGAGGGCGTTGGAAGGGAAGGACAGGGTTCACATCATTGATTTTGACATCAAGCAAGGGCTACAGTGGCCTAGTTTGTTCCAGAGCTTGGCCTCTAGAGCAAGCCCACCGAGCCACGTGAGGATCACAGGCATTGGTGAGTCGAAGCAGGAGCTGATGGAGACAGGGGATAGGCTAGCTGGTTTTGCTGAGGCGTTTAATCTCCCCTTTCAGTTCCATCCAGTGGTTGATAGGCTAGAGGATGTGAGGCTTTGGATGCTTCATGTGAAGGAGAAGGAGACAGTGGTGGCGAACTGCGTGTTTCAGCTGCATAAGATGCTATACGAAGGCAGCGCGTTGAGAGAGTTTTTGGGGTTGATCAGAAGCAGCAATGCTCAAGTGGTTGTAATGGCAGAGCAGGAAGCAGCACACAATGAGGCCACTCTGGATGCGAGGCTTTTCAATTCACTCAAGTACTACTCGGCCGTGTTTGACTCCATTGATTCGAGCCTCCCCTTGGAGAGTCCGGCAAGGATGAAGATGGAAGAGATGTTCGGGCGGGAGATAAGGAACATCATAGGTTGTGAGGGGCGACAACGGTTTGAGAGGCATGAGAAGTTTGACAAGTGGCAGCAGCTAATGGAGCAAGGAGGGTTTCGTTGCGTTGGTGTTAGTGAAAGAGAGCTGCTTCAAGGGCAGATGATGTTGAAGATGTACTCTTCTAACCACAATTATAGGGTGGAAGTGCAGCAAGGGTCGTCCTCGTCCTCATCCGCGTCACTGACCCTGAGCTGGTCGGATCAGCCTCTTTACGCAGTGTCAGCATGGGCTCCGGTTAATGGTGGTGGAGGCTCATCGTCGTCGTTGCCTCgttga